A genomic stretch from Microbacterium proteolyticum includes:
- a CDS encoding ABC transporter substrate-binding protein, translating into MSRHPKNESENHVSLHRRTALTTAAAATVLLLSLSGCSSPASPESAATTSTTNADAPLASLVPAAFKDGINVASGIYAPMVMRSDSGEWSGFDYDLGQALSAELGVPFTFEVQDFTSIIPSLQSKKHDIIMFGMNDTAKREEVLDFTDYFQAGLAILVEKGNPEGITSLADLCGKSVAVAKGTTQAEFVASESTKCASGSITSIELPTENDAILAVKSGQAVADVFDAAPAAHTAQTSGDGNDFEVVHDPTNPSGYGVAYTGIGVLKENADLTKALEAALQAVMDDGTYTELLAKYDLSDYGVPSAIVNGATK; encoded by the coding sequence ATGTCCCGCCACCCGAAGAACGAGAGCGAGAACCACGTGTCCCTCCATCGCCGCACCGCACTGACCACCGCCGCCGCCGCCACCGTCCTGCTGTTGAGCCTGTCGGGGTGCAGCTCCCCCGCCTCGCCGGAGTCGGCGGCCACCACCTCGACGACGAACGCCGACGCCCCCCTGGCGTCTCTCGTCCCCGCCGCCTTCAAGGACGGCATCAACGTCGCCAGCGGCATCTACGCCCCGATGGTCATGAGAAGCGACAGCGGGGAATGGAGCGGCTTCGATTACGACCTCGGTCAGGCCCTCTCCGCCGAGCTCGGCGTGCCGTTCACCTTCGAGGTGCAGGACTTCACCAGCATCATCCCGTCACTTCAGTCGAAGAAGCACGACATCATCATGTTCGGCATGAACGACACCGCCAAGCGCGAGGAGGTGCTCGATTTCACCGACTACTTCCAAGCGGGACTCGCCATCCTCGTCGAGAAGGGAAACCCCGAGGGGATCACCTCTCTCGCCGACCTGTGCGGCAAGTCCGTCGCCGTCGCGAAGGGCACCACCCAGGCCGAGTTCGTGGCATCCGAGTCGACCAAGTGCGCGAGCGGAAGCATCACCTCGATCGAACTCCCCACCGAGAACGACGCCATCCTCGCCGTCAAGTCGGGCCAGGCCGTCGCCGACGTCTTCGATGCCGCGCCCGCCGCTCACACCGCCCAGACCAGCGGTGACGGCAACGACTTCGAGGTCGTACACGACCCGACCAACCCTTCCGGTTACGGTGTCGCCTACACCGGCATCGGTGTGCTGAAGGAGAACGCCGACCTGACCAAGGCGTTGGAGGCCGCCCTCCAGGCCGTGATGGACGACGGAACCTACACGGAGCTGCTCGCCAAGTACGACCTGTCCGACTACGGCGTGCCCAGCGCCATCGTCAACGGCGCGACCAAGTGA
- a CDS encoding PucR family transcriptional regulator has protein sequence MPLSDRLPGGPGPQDLAALLGRVGSALLRRVDTHDRDGQPSAVDRAVAARVVLHDPRDPLPDVAGAILLVPAVSVDDDLEPLLAHAAARGCPAVGVKLRGGDPEALTARAAAHGVALLAVDDDAAWEHVVSVLESALGSSASGDDQRGGDSLFALAHAAAASIGGAVSIEDLDRSVVAYSTVEGQRLDRLREEGILGRRVPDVAHNLERYRAVSASTRVERFPAVDDALPRTALAIRAGSRVLGSIWVVDPPEGVSEAGERTLREAAGLAAMHMLRRRTSDEVRLHLRAEIVGGALEGRWSPRETHRRLALAPGARLGLVGFATLGAGAEWLTILPYLSHALSRFVATFRPDAGVVETPSAVYVLLPDGGGNAALRLAQQGLAALARGFRDQACAAVAGSLGVEDLVAARREVDDILREVLADALLPRLCRLDDVRERVLVARVSDELSREERLRSSGVAALLRSDREQRTEYRASLLAWFEEQADVRAAASRLGVHPNTLRYRVRRAAEQFDLPIDDGPSRLGLWMQLRAAE, from the coding sequence ATGCCGTTGTCGGATCGTCTACCCGGGGGCCCGGGCCCGCAGGATCTCGCCGCGCTGCTGGGCCGCGTCGGATCCGCACTTCTTCGTCGCGTGGACACCCACGATCGGGACGGTCAGCCAAGCGCCGTCGACCGAGCGGTCGCCGCGCGGGTCGTCCTGCACGACCCGCGCGACCCGTTGCCCGACGTCGCGGGGGCGATCCTGCTGGTCCCTGCGGTGAGTGTCGACGACGACCTCGAACCGCTCCTCGCGCACGCGGCAGCCCGCGGGTGCCCGGCGGTGGGAGTGAAGTTGCGCGGCGGCGATCCCGAGGCGCTGACGGCGCGAGCGGCGGCGCACGGCGTCGCGCTGCTGGCGGTCGACGACGACGCCGCATGGGAGCACGTCGTCTCGGTGCTGGAGTCGGCGCTGGGCTCATCGGCCTCCGGCGACGATCAGCGAGGCGGCGATTCGCTGTTCGCCCTCGCCCACGCCGCCGCCGCGAGCATCGGCGGTGCGGTGTCGATCGAGGATCTCGACCGCAGCGTCGTGGCGTACTCCACGGTGGAAGGCCAGCGACTGGACCGCCTCCGCGAGGAAGGCATCCTCGGCAGGCGCGTCCCCGATGTGGCGCACAACCTCGAGCGCTACCGCGCCGTCTCCGCGTCGACGCGGGTCGAGCGTTTCCCGGCCGTGGACGACGCGCTGCCGCGAACGGCGTTGGCCATCCGGGCCGGATCGCGGGTACTCGGCTCCATCTGGGTGGTCGACCCGCCCGAAGGCGTCAGCGAGGCCGGTGAACGAACGCTCCGAGAGGCTGCGGGCCTGGCCGCCATGCATATGCTGCGTCGTCGCACGAGCGACGAGGTGCGCCTCCACCTGCGCGCTGAGATCGTGGGCGGAGCGCTCGAGGGACGCTGGTCGCCGCGCGAGACGCACCGGCGCCTCGCGCTCGCGCCGGGAGCGCGTCTCGGGCTGGTGGGGTTCGCCACGCTCGGGGCGGGTGCCGAATGGCTGACGATCCTGCCCTATCTGTCCCACGCGCTCTCGCGGTTCGTCGCCACGTTCCGCCCGGACGCCGGGGTCGTCGAGACCCCCTCCGCGGTGTACGTGCTGCTTCCCGACGGTGGCGGCAACGCCGCTCTCCGTCTGGCCCAGCAGGGCCTGGCGGCCCTCGCGCGAGGTTTCCGCGATCAAGCGTGTGCGGCCGTCGCGGGATCGCTGGGCGTCGAGGATCTCGTCGCCGCCCGCCGGGAGGTCGACGACATCCTGCGGGAGGTGCTGGCCGACGCGCTTCTGCCGCGTCTGTGCCGCCTCGACGACGTCCGCGAACGGGTGCTCGTCGCTCGGGTCAGTGATGAATTGTCGCGCGAGGAGAGGCTCCGCTCGAGCGGGGTGGCGGCTCTGCTGCGGAGCGACCGCGAGCAGCGCACGGAGTATCGCGCGTCGCTGCTGGCCTGGTTCGAGGAGCAGGCCGATGTGCGGGCGGCCGCGTCACGACTCGGCGTGCATCCCAACACCCTGAGGTATCGCGTGCGACGGGCGGCCGAGCAGTTCGATCTCCCGATCGATGACGGCCCCTCTCGTCTGGGCCTGTGGATGCAACTTCGCGCGGCCGAGTGA
- a CDS encoding SURF1 family cytochrome oxidase biogenesis protein → MYIGVAILFAIACAFLSHWQFSRNAERSEQLQLVEANYDAIPVPLGDLLAPGAPLNPADEWRPVRLEGRYLSDEQLLVRNRAHGGSAAYEQLVPFELTDGRVFLVDRGWLAPGDRQSLPDLIPAPPTGEVVVEVRLRPEEAAPSSGRSAAAGQVPTINLGLVAEQTGPIEPGAYGLLMAETPAPATAPQPIDPPSNDPGPYLSYAIQWILFAVMGFAFIGYVIVNERRLRREDADDLDDDDTPAPAQEKTSAEPRRVDPVALHRARKRPRDRDADDEDALLDAR, encoded by the coding sequence ATGTACATCGGCGTGGCGATCCTTTTCGCGATCGCCTGCGCGTTCCTCTCGCACTGGCAGTTCTCGCGAAACGCCGAGCGCAGCGAGCAGCTGCAGCTCGTCGAGGCGAATTACGACGCCATCCCCGTGCCCCTCGGAGACCTGTTGGCACCCGGAGCACCGTTGAACCCCGCCGACGAATGGCGCCCGGTGCGACTCGAAGGCCGCTACCTTTCCGACGAGCAGCTGCTCGTGCGCAACCGCGCTCACGGCGGATCCGCGGCCTACGAGCAACTCGTGCCGTTCGAGCTCACCGACGGGCGCGTGTTCCTCGTCGACCGCGGCTGGCTCGCCCCGGGCGACCGGCAGTCCCTGCCCGACCTGATCCCCGCACCGCCGACGGGCGAGGTGGTGGTCGAGGTGCGACTGCGGCCCGAGGAGGCCGCCCCGTCTTCAGGCCGCTCCGCCGCAGCGGGGCAGGTCCCGACCATCAACCTCGGCCTGGTGGCAGAACAGACCGGCCCCATCGAGCCGGGCGCCTACGGCCTGCTCATGGCGGAGACGCCCGCACCCGCGACCGCACCGCAACCGATCGATCCGCCCAGCAACGACCCGGGCCCCTACCTGTCGTACGCCATCCAGTGGATCCTCTTCGCCGTGATGGGCTTCGCCTTCATCGGGTACGTGATCGTCAATGAACGCCGGCTGCGCCGGGAAGACGCCGACGACCTCGACGATGACGACACGCCGGCTCCGGCGCAGGAGAAGACGTCGGCCGAGCCGCGTCGCGTCGACCCGGTCGCCCTGCACCGTGCGCGCAAGCGCCCGCGCGACCGCGACGCCGACGACGAAGACGCCCTGCTCGACGCGCGGTGA
- a CDS encoding DUF3099 domain-containing protein: MKTNRAQSATSLPTAPREDADGRFAKYMLMMGIRIACFIAMAVVQPYGWYTFVFAAGAIFLPYVAVIVANVGQDAAETTRIDPDRAIEAPRPAPTAPTASDAPVVIRIAETPRIDPPRENDA; the protein is encoded by the coding sequence GTGAAGACAAACCGCGCCCAGTCTGCGACGTCGCTCCCCACCGCTCCCCGGGAGGACGCCGACGGTCGTTTCGCGAAGTACATGCTGATGATGGGGATCCGCATCGCGTGCTTCATCGCCATGGCCGTGGTCCAGCCCTACGGCTGGTACACCTTCGTCTTCGCCGCGGGCGCCATCTTCCTGCCCTACGTCGCGGTCATCGTGGCCAACGTGGGCCAGGATGCCGCTGAGACCACGCGGATAGACCCCGATCGCGCCATCGAGGCACCGCGTCCCGCACCGACCGCGCCGACGGCATCCGATGCCCCCGTCGTCATCCGCATCGCCGAGACGCCCCGCATCGATCCGCCGCGCGAGAACGACGCGTGA
- the fabG gene encoding 3-oxoacyl-ACP reductase FabG, translating into MSQDRVVVVTGGNRGIGRAIAERFVAEGWKVAVTARSGEGPEGTLTVRADVTDAAAVDAAFSQVEAELGPIAVVVANAGVTKDTLLLRMSEDDFDSVVNTNLGGAFRVVKRASKGMLKARWGRVILISSVVGLYGSAGQVNYAASKSALVGFARSLTRELGGRGITANVVAPGFIETDMTAELPADTQAEYKKNIPAGRFASPDEVAGVVTWLAGDGAAYISGAVIPVDGGLGMGH; encoded by the coding sequence ATGTCCCAGGACCGCGTCGTCGTCGTCACCGGAGGAAACCGGGGCATCGGTCGTGCCATCGCCGAGCGTTTCGTCGCCGAGGGGTGGAAGGTCGCCGTCACCGCCCGCTCGGGTGAGGGGCCCGAGGGAACGCTGACCGTTCGCGCCGACGTCACGGATGCGGCCGCCGTCGACGCCGCTTTCTCGCAGGTCGAGGCCGAACTCGGTCCGATCGCCGTGGTCGTCGCCAACGCCGGTGTGACCAAGGACACGCTGCTCCTGCGCATGAGCGAAGACGACTTCGACAGCGTCGTCAACACCAACCTCGGCGGTGCGTTCCGCGTCGTCAAGCGCGCGTCGAAGGGCATGCTCAAGGCGCGGTGGGGCCGCGTCATCCTCATCTCCAGCGTCGTGGGGCTCTACGGCTCGGCCGGGCAGGTCAACTACGCCGCCTCCAAGAGCGCACTCGTCGGCTTCGCCCGTTCCCTGACGCGCGAGCTCGGCGGTCGCGGAATCACCGCGAACGTCGTGGCTCCCGGCTTCATCGAGACCGACATGACCGCCGAACTGCCCGCCGACACGCAGGCCGAGTACAAGAAGAACATCCCGGCCGGGCGCTTCGCCTCGCCCGATGAGGTCGCCGGCGTCGTGACATGGCTGGCCGGCGACGGCGCGGCCTACATCTCCGGCGCCGTCATCCCGGTCGACGGCGGTCTCGGTATGGGGCACTGA
- a CDS encoding alpha/beta fold hydrolase, with amino-acid sequence MDIILIPGLWLTASSWDDVIPALEAAGHRPHPLSLPGPAVGDLVIDDWVDAVVSEIDRFDHPVVLVGHSGGGNVAWGAADRRPDSVARVILVDTIVPHPGAMISEFPVDDGVVHFPGWDSFDADDVADIDDETRRRTAKQVVDVPGRVPTSPVTLGDDRRFAIPVTILSGQLDAESLPRVLADWGAYAAEFGRLDDVEVVHLGSGHWPQFSQPVEFSEKLVAAVR; translated from the coding sequence ATGGACATCATCCTCATACCGGGTCTCTGGCTCACCGCGTCGTCGTGGGACGACGTCATCCCCGCCCTCGAAGCGGCGGGGCACCGACCGCACCCGCTGAGCCTGCCCGGGCCGGCCGTCGGCGACCTCGTGATCGACGACTGGGTCGACGCGGTCGTGTCCGAGATCGACCGATTCGACCACCCGGTCGTCCTCGTCGGGCATTCGGGCGGCGGCAACGTCGCCTGGGGCGCGGCCGACCGCAGACCCGACAGCGTCGCGCGCGTCATCCTGGTCGACACGATCGTGCCGCACCCCGGCGCGATGATCTCCGAGTTCCCCGTCGACGACGGTGTCGTGCACTTCCCGGGGTGGGACTCCTTCGACGCCGACGACGTCGCCGACATCGACGACGAGACCCGCCGCCGGACCGCGAAGCAGGTGGTCGACGTCCCGGGCCGGGTGCCCACCTCACCGGTCACGCTCGGCGACGATCGACGCTTCGCGATTCCGGTGACGATCCTGTCCGGTCAGCTCGATGCCGAGTCCCTGCCGCGCGTGCTGGCCGATTGGGGCGCCTACGCCGCCGAATTCGGTCGCCTCGACGACGTCGAGGTGGTTCACCTGGGCTCGGGCCATTGGCCGCAGTTCTCGCAGCCCGTTGAGTTCTCGGAGAAGCTGGTCGCGGCGGTGAGATGA
- the serB gene encoding phosphoserine phosphatase SerB, with the protein MPAPARFLVVLDADSTLIRNEVIELLADEAGRGAEVAAATEAAMRGEVDFATSLRSRVRALEGVSTDAFARAIARIEPTPGVRELVAAVHERGGRVGVVSGGFHEVLDTVAPDLGVDVWRANRLAAADGSLTGEVEGDIVDATAKAETLRTWAADHGVPLALTFAIGDGANDLEMMAVAGLGLAFNAKPAVRERADLVIDAVDLAEVIPLLPR; encoded by the coding sequence GTGCCTGCGCCTGCTCGTTTCCTCGTCGTGCTCGACGCCGACTCCACCCTGATCCGCAACGAGGTCATCGAACTCCTCGCCGACGAAGCCGGTCGCGGGGCCGAGGTGGCGGCCGCGACCGAAGCCGCCATGCGCGGCGAGGTCGACTTCGCCACGAGCCTGCGCTCGCGTGTACGGGCCCTGGAGGGTGTCTCGACCGACGCATTCGCGCGGGCCATCGCGCGGATCGAGCCCACCCCCGGCGTGCGCGAGCTCGTCGCGGCCGTGCACGAACGCGGCGGGCGCGTCGGCGTCGTCTCGGGCGGATTCCACGAGGTGCTCGACACCGTCGCTCCCGATCTCGGCGTCGACGTCTGGCGCGCCAATCGCCTCGCGGCCGCCGACGGCTCCCTCACCGGCGAAGTTGAGGGGGACATCGTGGATGCCACGGCGAAGGCCGAGACGCTCCGCACCTGGGCGGCCGATCACGGCGTGCCCCTCGCCCTCACCTTCGCGATCGGCGACGGTGCGAACGACCTCGAGATGATGGCGGTCGCCGGCCTCGGTCTGGCCTTCAACGCCAAGCCCGCGGTGCGGGAGCGTGCCGACCTCGTGATCGACGCCGTCGACCTGGCCGAGGTCATCCCGCTGCTCCCGCGCTGA
- a CDS encoding S-ribosylhomocysteine lyase, producing the protein MADVESFTLDHTAVLAPYVRLIGSESGPRGDVISNFDLRLVQPNEGEIPTAGLHTIEHLLASLVRDRIDGLIDISPFGCRTGFHVIMWGEPDVAALVDAISDSLRAIAEDVQWEDVPGTDAYSCGNYRDHSLHSAREWSKAVLEKGISRDAFARVGV; encoded by the coding sequence ATGGCCGATGTCGAGAGCTTCACCCTGGACCACACCGCCGTGCTGGCGCCCTATGTCCGCCTCATCGGATCGGAGTCGGGCCCGCGCGGCGACGTCATCTCCAACTTCGACCTCCGCCTCGTCCAGCCCAACGAGGGCGAGATCCCCACGGCGGGTCTGCACACCATCGAGCACCTGCTGGCCAGCCTCGTGCGCGACCGCATCGACGGTCTCATCGACATCTCGCCGTTCGGATGCCGCACGGGCTTTCACGTCATCATGTGGGGCGAGCCCGACGTGGCGGCCCTGGTCGATGCGATCTCCGACTCGTTGCGCGCGATCGCCGAAGACGTGCAGTGGGAGGACGTCCCCGGCACCGACGCGTACAGCTGCGGCAACTACCGCGACCACAGCCTGCACAGCGCGCGCGAGTGGTCGAAGGCCGTGCTCGAGAAGGGCATCTCGCGCGACGCGTTCGCGCGCGTCGGAGTCTGA
- the glgC gene encoding glucose-1-phosphate adenylyltransferase, translated as MPAAPKVFGIILAGGEGKRLMPLTADRAKPAVPFGGQYRLIDFAISNLINSGLRQLVVLTQYKSHSLDRHISQTWRMSPMLGAYVASVPAQQRLGKRWFSGSADAILQSMNLIRDEKPDIVVVIGADHVYRMDFDQMLQAHIASDARATVAGIRQPIGLANQFGVIDTDPTDPTKIREFLEKPQNPTGLADAPHEVLASMGNYIFDADALVEAVTHDGELPTSAHDMGGDIVPYFVNRGEAAVYDFQRNDVPGSTPRDQSYWRDVGTIESFYDAHMDLISTLPIFNLYNTDWPIYSQTFNAPPAKFVRDSVGRIGNAIDSIVSLGSVLSGTHLERSVVGPWALAGGGSTITDSVLFDSVQVGAGARIHRAILDKNVVLDPGATIGVDRERDLARGFTVTETGITVVGKDVHVHE; from the coding sequence ATGCCTGCAGCGCCGAAGGTCTTCGGAATCATCCTCGCCGGCGGCGAGGGAAAGCGACTCATGCCCCTCACGGCCGATCGCGCGAAACCCGCCGTCCCGTTCGGCGGCCAGTACCGCCTGATCGACTTCGCGATCTCGAACCTCATCAACTCGGGGCTCCGTCAGCTCGTCGTGCTGACGCAGTACAAATCGCACAGCCTCGACCGCCACATCTCGCAGACCTGGCGCATGTCACCGATGCTCGGCGCGTACGTCGCATCGGTGCCGGCGCAGCAGCGTCTCGGAAAACGCTGGTTCTCCGGGTCCGCCGACGCGATCCTGCAGTCGATGAACCTCATCCGCGACGAGAAGCCCGACATCGTCGTCGTGATCGGTGCCGACCACGTGTACCGCATGGACTTCGATCAGATGCTCCAGGCGCACATCGCGTCGGACGCCCGCGCCACCGTCGCCGGCATCCGGCAGCCCATCGGCCTGGCGAACCAGTTCGGCGTCATCGACACCGACCCCACCGACCCCACGAAGATCCGCGAGTTCCTCGAGAAGCCGCAGAACCCCACGGGCCTCGCCGACGCTCCCCACGAGGTGCTGGCGTCGATGGGCAACTACATCTTCGACGCGGACGCGCTGGTCGAGGCCGTCACGCACGACGGGGAGCTGCCCACCTCCGCACACGACATGGGCGGCGACATCGTCCCCTACTTCGTCAACCGCGGCGAGGCGGCGGTGTACGACTTCCAGCGCAACGACGTGCCCGGGTCGACGCCGCGCGACCAGTCGTACTGGCGCGACGTGGGCACGATCGAGTCGTTCTACGACGCCCACATGGACCTGATCTCGACCCTGCCCATCTTCAACCTCTACAACACCGACTGGCCGATCTACTCGCAGACGTTCAACGCCCCGCCGGCGAAGTTCGTGCGCGACTCGGTCGGGCGCATCGGCAATGCGATCGACTCGATCGTCTCGCTCGGATCGGTCCTGTCAGGCACGCACCTGGAACGCAGCGTCGTCGGACCGTGGGCCCTCGCCGGAGGGGGGTCGACGATCACCGACTCGGTGCTCTTCGACAGCGTGCAGGTGGGCGCGGGGGCGCGCATCCACCGCGCGATCCTCGACAAGAACGTCGTGCTCGACCCGGGCGCGACGATCGGCGTGGACCGCGAGCGCGACCTCGCCCGTGGCTTCACCGTCACGGAGACGGGCATCACGGTCGTCGGAAAAGACGTGCACGTCCACGAGTGA
- the glgA gene encoding glycogen synthase, translated as MRVDIVTKEYPPEIYGGAGVHATELVKALRAEGTDVQVRAFGADRDEPDTTSYGVPAELASANGAIQTLGTDLEIVSDIAGADVVHSHTWYANFAGHLASLLHGIPHIVTAHSLEPLRPWKAEQLGGGYAVSSFIEKTAYEGAAAVVAVSSGMRDDILRSYPSLDPGKVRVIYNGIDTESWHPVSDDDFLASVGIDPSRPSVVFVGRITRQKGLPYLLRAAEQLPPEVQLVLCAGAPDTPQIMAEVQELVRGLQATRDGVVWIEKLLPRAELCAILTAATTFVCPSVYEPLGIVNLEAMACGAAVVGTATGGIPEVVVDGVTGRLVPIEQVQDGTGTPVDPERFVADLARVLTEVVTDADTARSYGEAGRQRAIDDFSWAAIAQTTTALYAEVAGAAR; from the coding sequence ATGCGCGTCGACATCGTGACCAAGGAGTACCCGCCGGAGATCTACGGGGGAGCCGGGGTGCACGCCACGGAATTGGTCAAGGCGCTGCGAGCGGAGGGCACCGACGTGCAGGTCCGCGCGTTCGGTGCCGACCGCGACGAACCCGACACCACCTCGTACGGCGTCCCGGCCGAACTGGCCTCGGCCAACGGCGCCATCCAGACGCTGGGCACCGACCTCGAGATCGTGTCCGACATCGCCGGTGCCGACGTGGTGCACTCGCACACCTGGTACGCGAACTTCGCCGGGCACCTGGCATCCCTCCTCCACGGCATCCCGCACATCGTCACCGCTCACAGCCTCGAGCCCCTGCGACCCTGGAAGGCCGAACAGCTCGGCGGTGGGTACGCGGTGTCGAGCTTCATCGAGAAGACCGCGTACGAGGGAGCCGCCGCGGTGGTCGCGGTGAGTTCGGGGATGCGCGACGACATCCTGCGCAGCTACCCGTCGCTGGACCCCGGCAAGGTGCGGGTGATCTACAACGGCATCGACACCGAGTCGTGGCATCCGGTGTCCGACGACGACTTCCTCGCGTCCGTGGGGATCGATCCGTCGCGCCCCTCCGTCGTCTTCGTGGGACGCATCACCCGGCAGAAGGGGTTGCCCTACCTGCTGCGCGCGGCCGAGCAGCTGCCGCCCGAGGTGCAGCTCGTGCTCTGCGCGGGAGCGCCCGACACCCCGCAGATCATGGCCGAGGTGCAGGAACTCGTGCGCGGCCTTCAAGCCACGCGCGACGGCGTCGTCTGGATTGAGAAGCTGCTCCCGCGGGCCGAGCTGTGCGCCATCCTCACCGCGGCGACGACGTTCGTGTGCCCGTCGGTGTACGAACCGCTCGGGATCGTCAACCTCGAAGCCATGGCGTGTGGTGCGGCCGTCGTGGGCACCGCCACCGGCGGCATCCCGGAGGTCGTCGTGGACGGCGTCACGGGCCGCCTCGTGCCCATCGAACAGGTGCAGGACGGGACGGGCACGCCCGTGGACCCCGAACGGTTCGTGGCGGATCTCGCTCGGGTGCTCACCGAGGTGGTGACGGATGCCGACACGGCCCGCTCCTACGGCGAGGCCGGGCGCCAGCGCGCCATCGACGATTTCAGCTGGGCGGCGATCGCGCAGACGACGACGGCGTTGTACGCCGAGGTGGCCGGGGCCGCGCGGTAG
- a CDS encoding ABC transporter ATP-binding protein, with amino-acid sequence MPQVLEFSDVIVRRNGRDIVSHLDWTVSDDERWVVLGPNGAGKTTVLQLADTLLHPSSGSVTILGERLGRTDVFELRPRIGFASSATARRVPPEETVLDVVLTAAYSVMGRWREEYDDVDERRALRVLAEWRLDHLADRTFGTLSDGEQKRVQIARAVMTDPELLLLDEPTASLDLGAREELLALLSGYAQAPTTPAMVMVTHHVEEIPVGFTHVLLLRDGEVVASGPLDEALTAENLSATFGLEITLTRDAGRYAARAV; translated from the coding sequence ATGCCGCAGGTGCTGGAGTTCTCCGATGTCATCGTCCGCCGCAACGGTCGGGACATCGTGTCCCACCTCGACTGGACGGTCTCGGATGACGAGCGCTGGGTGGTGCTCGGGCCGAACGGCGCCGGCAAGACCACCGTCCTCCAGCTGGCCGACACGCTCCTGCACCCGTCGTCGGGCTCGGTGACCATCCTCGGAGAGCGCCTCGGCCGCACCGACGTTTTCGAGCTGCGTCCGCGCATCGGGTTCGCCTCGTCGGCGACGGCCCGGCGCGTGCCGCCGGAGGAGACCGTGCTCGACGTCGTGCTGACCGCCGCATACTCCGTCATGGGTCGCTGGCGCGAAGAGTACGACGACGTCGACGAGCGTCGCGCGCTCCGCGTCCTCGCCGAATGGCGGCTCGACCACCTCGCGGATCGCACGTTCGGCACCCTGAGCGACGGCGAGCAGAAGCGGGTGCAGATCGCCCGCGCGGTGATGACCGACCCCGAGTTGCTCCTGCTCGACGAGCCCACGGCCAGCCTCGACCTCGGGGCGCGTGAAGAACTGCTCGCGCTGCTGTCCGGCTACGCGCAGGCGCCGACCACTCCCGCGATGGTCATGGTCACCCACCACGTGGAGGAGATCCCGGTCGGCTTCACGCACGTGCTGCTGCTGCGCGACGGCGAGGTCGTGGCATCCGGTCCCCTCGACGAGGCACTCACGGCCGAGAACCTCTCGGCCACGTTCGGGCTGGAGATCACCCTCACGCGCGACGCCGGTCGATACGCGGCGCGGGCGGTCTGA
- a CDS encoding type B 50S ribosomal protein L31, protein MKTDIHPTYKAVVFRDLGSGDTFLTRSTVSSDKTIELDGVEYPVIDVEISSASHPFYTGKQRIMDSAGRVEKFNQRFKNFGSK, encoded by the coding sequence ATGAAGACTGACATCCACCCCACGTACAAGGCCGTCGTGTTCCGCGACCTCGGCTCGGGCGACACGTTCCTCACCCGTTCGACCGTCTCCAGCGACAAGACGATCGAGCTCGACGGCGTGGAGTACCCCGTCATCGACGTGGAAATCTCGTCGGCTTCGCACCCCTTCTACACGGGCAAGCAGCGCATCATGGACTCGGCCGGTCGTGTCGAGAAGTTCAACCAGCGCTTCAAGAACTTCGGTTCCAAGTAA